The following are from one region of the Pelagibius sp. CAU 1746 genome:
- a CDS encoding lysophospholipid acyltransferase family protein: MTAPSIGSPTTALVRLLAYAGLTLALMPVQSLAVALAWPLRKRLPQWYHRQTCRILGIRIECHGRRARRHPTLYVANHVSYLDIEVLGALLRASFVAKAEVATWPFFSWLAKLQETVFVERRVQRAAEHRDEMARRLDAGDDLILFPEGTSGDGNGILAFKSALFSVAERRPHGQALTVQPVSVSYTRLDGLPLGRYLRPFFAWYGDMELGNHLWHAISLGRVTVVVEFHEPVTIDQFGSRKALSDHCYGVVARGVAAALAGQRQPALPAPGGSGQGAVTAA; the protein is encoded by the coding sequence ATGACGGCACCCAGCATCGGCTCGCCGACCACCGCCCTTGTCCGCCTGCTGGCCTACGCCGGCCTCACCCTTGCCTTGATGCCGGTCCAGTCGCTCGCCGTGGCTCTGGCCTGGCCGCTGCGCAAGCGGTTGCCGCAGTGGTACCACAGGCAGACCTGCCGGATCCTCGGCATCCGGATCGAATGCCATGGCCGCCGGGCGCGCCGGCACCCGACGCTCTATGTCGCCAACCACGTGTCCTATCTGGACATCGAGGTTCTGGGGGCGCTGCTCAGGGCTTCCTTCGTGGCCAAGGCCGAGGTCGCGACCTGGCCGTTCTTCTCCTGGCTGGCAAAGCTGCAGGAGACGGTTTTCGTGGAGCGCCGGGTACAGCGCGCCGCCGAGCACCGCGACGAGATGGCCCGCCGGCTGGACGCGGGCGACGACCTGATCCTCTTTCCCGAGGGCACCTCGGGCGACGGCAACGGGATCCTGGCCTTCAAGAGCGCGCTGTTCTCGGTCGCGGAGCGCCGGCCGCACGGCCAGGCCCTGACCGTGCAGCCGGTGTCGGTCAGCTACACAAGACTCGACGGACTGCCCCTGGGCCGCTATCTAAGGCCGTTTTTCGCCTGGTACGGCGATATGGAACTGGGCAACCACCTCTGGCACGCCATCAGCCTGGGCCGGGTGACGGTGGTGGTGGAGTTCCACGAGCCGGTGACGATCGATCAGTTCGGATCGCGCAAGGCCCTGAGCGATCATTGTTATGGAGTGGTGGCGCGCGGCGTGGCGGCGGCCCTCGCCGGGCAGCGCCAGCCCGCGCTGCCCGCCCCCGGCGGGTCCGGGCAGGGCGCCGTGACGGCGGCGTGA